One part of the Sphingopyxis sp. PAMC25046 genome encodes these proteins:
- a CDS encoding TonB-dependent receptor, translated as MDLDPLTMHPRLSLAVAAIALCLPAQALAADERAFNVPKGSLSSALPLISRQAGVSISVADAKLWQARVKPVRGRMSVERAIQRLLDGSDARAVRVSATSWRIERRPAPARVAKAAAAPRPVPQPRAREPANDLIAAAQDEIIVTASKTDLPHSHFAGVVTRLDGDDLAFGGERGMDSILSRTATVSSTHLGSGRNKLFIRGIADSSFTGPTQSTVGQYFGDIRLSYNAPDPDLRLYDIDNVEILEGPQGTLYGAGSLGGIIHVVPKAPDPRAMSIQAIAGLSVTQHGDPGGDIAAIANLPVGDNGHALRLVGYMLTDGGYIDNPLRGQNDVNRVHVRGGRGTLRLEAGDGWTVDLGGIYQAITSDDAQYADKDAPPLTRASMVEQNATARYGMGTVVVMKDWGDLYFQSSNAFIDHRLFERFDASLPEARRGEGTGADAGAAMGAVDVERLFAPVEVVPMSDVPRVLDQHNDTRMFVSENRLSRPYHDGLGWVVGASFIDNRARQDREYAYGPLRTVLPGVTNRITEVTGYAEATVEIMPNLIASGGLRLSHARLGGEAEGVSFALAEANRATTASRNETDLLPSVSLLATPLDNVRLYARYQEGFRPGGLAVDGNFVRRFLNDQVRTWEAGMRFGDKGRSLLDASLSISHSRWRNIQADFIDSSGFPTTANIGNGRITSLSGAVAMRPTDALTFELGAVYNHSRVDDLSPQILPVFAAAPARLGRIPNVASHAVRGSINYATMIGDEDFRVNGWANYIGPSRLGIGPVLGESQGDYVDTGLAMRVGNNRRGLSLTLTNLFDSRGNRFSLGTPFLEGNEGFLTPLRPRTLRIAVDVAY; from the coding sequence CGCGTTCAATGTGCCGAAAGGCAGCCTGTCATCCGCTCTCCCGCTGATCAGCCGGCAGGCGGGCGTCAGTATCAGCGTCGCCGACGCGAAGCTGTGGCAGGCGCGCGTCAAGCCCGTGCGCGGGCGGATGAGTGTCGAGCGGGCGATCCAGCGCCTGCTCGACGGCTCCGATGCGCGCGCGGTCCGGGTCAGCGCGACGAGCTGGCGGATCGAACGGCGGCCCGCGCCGGCCCGCGTCGCGAAGGCCGCCGCTGCGCCTCGACCGGTGCCGCAGCCGCGGGCGCGCGAACCGGCGAACGACCTGATCGCGGCGGCGCAAGACGAGATCATCGTCACCGCGTCGAAGACCGACCTTCCCCATTCGCATTTCGCGGGCGTCGTCACCCGATTGGATGGCGACGATTTGGCGTTTGGCGGTGAACGCGGAATGGATTCGATCCTCTCGCGCACCGCGACCGTTTCCTCGACCCATCTGGGTTCGGGGCGCAACAAGCTGTTCATCCGCGGCATCGCCGATTCGAGCTTCACCGGCCCGACGCAATCGACCGTCGGCCAATATTTCGGCGACATCCGCCTCAGCTACAACGCGCCCGACCCCGACCTGCGCCTCTACGACATCGACAATGTCGAAATCCTCGAAGGGCCTCAGGGCACGCTCTATGGCGCGGGCTCGCTCGGCGGCATCATCCACGTCGTGCCGAAAGCGCCCGATCCGCGCGCGATGAGCATCCAGGCGATCGCCGGCCTGTCGGTGACCCAGCATGGCGACCCCGGCGGCGACATCGCCGCGATCGCCAACCTGCCCGTCGGCGACAACGGACATGCGCTGCGCTTGGTCGGCTATATGCTCACCGACGGCGGCTATATCGACAATCCGCTGCGCGGACAGAATGACGTCAACCGCGTCCATGTGCGCGGCGGACGGGGCACCTTACGCCTTGAAGCCGGCGACGGCTGGACGGTCGATTTAGGCGGCATCTATCAGGCGATCACCTCCGACGACGCGCAATATGCCGACAAGGATGCGCCGCCGCTGACCCGCGCCTCGATGGTCGAGCAGAATGCGACCGCGCGTTACGGCATGGGCACGGTCGTCGTGATGAAGGATTGGGGCGACCTTTATTTCCAGTCGTCGAACGCTTTCATCGACCATCGCCTGTTCGAACGGTTCGATGCGAGCCTGCCCGAAGCGCGGCGCGGCGAAGGTACCGGCGCCGACGCCGGCGCTGCTATGGGCGCAGTCGATGTAGAGCGCCTGTTCGCGCCGGTCGAGGTTGTTCCCATGTCCGATGTGCCGCGCGTGCTCGACCAGCATAACGACACGCGCATGTTCGTCAGCGAGAACCGGCTGTCGCGGCCTTATCACGACGGGCTCGGCTGGGTGGTCGGCGCGAGCTTCATCGACAATCGCGCGCGGCAGGACCGCGAATATGCCTATGGCCCGCTTCGCACGGTGTTGCCCGGCGTGACCAACCGGATCACCGAAGTCACCGGCTATGCCGAGGCGACGGTCGAAATCATGCCCAACCTGATCGCTTCGGGCGGCCTCCGCCTGTCGCATGCGCGGCTGGGCGGCGAGGCCGAGGGTGTTTCCTTTGCCTTGGCGGAAGCGAACCGCGCGACGACCGCATCGCGCAACGAAACCGATCTGCTGCCGTCGGTTTCGCTGCTGGCGACCCCACTCGACAACGTCCGGCTCTACGCACGCTATCAGGAGGGGTTCCGCCCCGGCGGCCTTGCGGTCGACGGCAATTTCGTGCGGCGCTTCCTCAACGATCAGGTGCGCACCTGGGAGGCCGGGATGCGGTTTGGCGACAAGGGACGGAGCCTGCTCGACGCAAGCCTTTCGATCTCGCACAGCCGCTGGCGCAACATCCAGGCGGATTTTATCGACAGCAGCGGCTTTCCAACCACCGCCAATATCGGCAACGGCCGGATCACCAGCCTGTCGGGCGCGGTCGCGATGCGGCCGACCGATGCGCTGACCTTCGAGCTCGGCGCGGTCTATAATCATAGCCGCGTCGACGATCTTTCGCCACAGATCCTGCCGGTGTTCGCCGCGGCGCCCGCGCGGCTCGGCCGCATCCCCAATGTCGCGAGCCATGCGGTGCGCGGGTCGATCAACTATGCGACGATGATCGGCGACGAGGATTTCCGCGTCAACGGCTGGGCGAATTATATCGGGCCGTCGCGGCTCGGCATCGGTCCGGTGCTGGGCGAAAGTCAGGGCGATTATGTCGATACCGGGCTCGCGATGCGGGTCGGCAACAATCGCCGCGGGCTGTCGCTTACGCTGACCAATCTGTTCGATTCGCGTGGCAACCGCTTTTCGCTCGGAACGCCGTTCCTTGAAGGGAACGAGGGCTTTCTTACTCCGCTGCGCCCGCGCACGCTCCGGATCGCGGTGGACGTGGCTTATTAG